From the Candidatus Hydrogenedentota bacterium genome, one window contains:
- a CDS encoding sel1 repeat family protein: protein MASTMSSSAKRAVVWPVFCLIVAMMTGCGHSPADAAQRGAWRGHANAQFELGLRYLEGRDVQRNYVQALIYLEGAANRGHAGAQWKLGCLHEIGAVAPDGHGIPQDMKRAAAWYRKAAEQGLAPAQTRMAKMYVDGFGLPNDFAAAAKWYEEAARQGDANAMYGLGMLTRKGLGMSGDAAKAAAWFNDAANHGSAMARLELARIYAEGAGVEKDPVNAYVWASSALNEGVEDARAVLETLEKTMTPSQRDEARRLAREHTSQEEQAAAS, encoded by the coding sequence ATGGCTTCCACTATGTCTAGCTCGGCAAAACGGGCGGTTGTTTGGCCGGTTTTCTGCCTGATCGTTGCGATGATGACAGGGTGCGGTCACTCGCCCGCGGACGCGGCGCAGCGTGGCGCCTGGCGGGGCCACGCAAACGCGCAATTTGAACTTGGACTTCGATACCTCGAAGGAAGAGACGTTCAACGCAATTACGTCCAGGCGCTCATTTATCTGGAGGGTGCCGCGAACCGGGGACATGCGGGAGCGCAATGGAAACTGGGATGCCTTCACGAAATCGGCGCGGTGGCTCCAGACGGGCACGGAATTCCGCAAGACATGAAGAGAGCCGCGGCATGGTATCGAAAGGCAGCGGAACAAGGTCTGGCGCCCGCCCAAACGCGCATGGCGAAGATGTACGTGGATGGCTTTGGTCTCCCTAACGACTTCGCCGCCGCCGCGAAATGGTACGAGGAGGCCGCGCGTCAAGGCGACGCGAATGCGATGTATGGCCTTGGCATGCTTACACGGAAGGGCTTGGGCATGTCCGGTGATGCCGCCAAAGCGGCGGCGTGGTTCAACGATGCGGCCAATCACGGCAGCGCCATGGCGCGGCTTGAACTCGCGCGCATATACGCGGAAGGCGCGGGCGTCGAAAAAGACCCTGTGAATGCGTATGTGTGGGCGTCTTCCGCGTTGAACGAAGGGGTTGAGGATGCGCGGGCTGTTTTGGAGACGCTTGAGAAAACAATGACGCCGTCCCAACGCGACGAAGCGAGAAGGCTAGCACGCGAGCATACCTCACAAGAGGAGCAAGCAGCGGCATCATGA
- a CDS encoding uroporphyrinogen-III decarboxylase-like protein, with the protein MPTESMSGRERWNAVLTRNKPDRVPMDIWITKEALVNLCTYLDADPYDAFKRLHIDIPITVEGRYVGPPLSDGTDYWGLQYRDVDYGSGVYPECVEHPLAAYNTIEEIEANYTFPTADWFDFSHLPEVVEAAGGSPIRGGGSEPFLYYKYLRGDVQAFMDLIENPELVHYCLDKMFDFCYQTTLRIFETVPGAVQITYVAEDLGGQDNLMYAPKQIREFFFPGMKRMIELTRQHGSFVFHHTDGAAREILPDLIDIGIQVLNPIQWRCRGMEREGLKRDFGDKLVFHGGVDNQHTLPFGTAEDVRQEVVDNLRILGAGGGYILAPCHNIQAVSPPENVVALYETGYEEGWC; encoded by the coding sequence ATGCCGACCGAATCGATGAGCGGGCGTGAGCGTTGGAATGCTGTCTTGACGCGGAACAAACCCGACCGCGTGCCCATGGACATCTGGATCACCAAGGAGGCATTGGTCAATCTCTGCACGTATCTAGATGCAGACCCGTATGATGCCTTCAAGCGTTTGCACATCGACATTCCGATCACGGTGGAGGGGCGCTACGTCGGACCGCCCCTATCCGACGGCACGGACTACTGGGGGTTGCAGTATCGTGACGTCGATTACGGTTCAGGGGTCTACCCGGAATGCGTCGAACATCCTCTCGCCGCATACAACACCATCGAAGAAATTGAGGCCAACTACACCTTTCCGACGGCGGACTGGTTCGATTTCTCACATCTTCCCGAAGTCGTTGAGGCAGCGGGAGGCAGTCCCATTCGCGGCGGCGGATCGGAACCTTTCCTCTACTACAAATACTTGCGCGGCGATGTCCAGGCCTTCATGGACCTTATCGAGAATCCGGAACTTGTCCATTACTGCCTCGACAAGATGTTCGACTTCTGTTACCAGACCACGCTACGAATCTTCGAAACCGTTCCGGGAGCGGTGCAAATCACCTATGTCGCCGAAGACCTGGGCGGACAAGACAACCTGATGTATGCCCCCAAGCAGATTCGCGAGTTCTTCTTTCCCGGAATGAAGCGCATGATTGAGTTGACCCGTCAGCACGGATCGTTCGTGTTTCATCACACCGACGGGGCTGCCCGCGAGATCTTGCCTGATCTAATCGATATCGGCATTCAGGTTTTGAATCCCATTCAGTGGCGGTGTCGCGGCATGGAAAGAGAAGGACTCAAACGCGATTTTGGAGACAAGCTGGTCTTTCATGGCGGCGTGGACAACCAACACACGCTACCTTTCGGAACTGCCGAAGACGTCCGGCAGGAGGTAGTCGACAATCTGCGAATTCTGGGCGCGGGCGGTGGATACATCCTTGCGCCGTGTCACAACATTCAAGCCGTCTCGCCGCCGGAAAATGTGGTCGCGCTTTACGAGACCGGCTACGAAGAGGGCTGGTGCTAA
- a CDS encoding Rne/Rng family ribonuclease, whose product MKEFVINVAPLETRIALIEDGRLAEMAIEREESKSLVGNIYKGRVDSIVPGIQAAFIDIGQQKNGFLYVSDIAGAEGTGDFVFEEGTVKPSEKGHRGKPPSIESLLKKNQHIMVQVSKDMLGTKGVRLTNYLTLPGRYIVFMPTVKHLGISRKIEDDRERERLRRTLQGIRPQGVGLILRTAGEGKKKSEFQDDVRYLNKVWDDIMSKMETGKAPCLLHEDLSPILRIIRDLFTNDIDKLTIDSADEYERILSFLDTFAPSLKKRVKHYNAKRPIFDKFGIEKELAKALNRQVYMKSGGYICIDQTEALVAIDVNTGRFTGSKHLEDTVFKTNLEAAEEIARQVRLRDLGGIIVVDFIDMKSERNKRELIHKLQDCLKNDRAKTTVSEVSELGMIEMTRKRVKHNLVKSLSQTCPYCEGSGLVRSVTTMMLETLRELTRLCCHSKEKRVIIQLHPDVARRLRTESKGLLEEIAKEFEREVSIESVSDFHIHDIKFISARTRTEIEKT is encoded by the coding sequence ATGAAGGAATTTGTGATCAATGTAGCCCCCTTGGAGACACGCATCGCGTTGATCGAAGACGGGCGTCTCGCCGAAATGGCAATCGAGCGAGAAGAGAGCAAGAGTCTTGTCGGAAACATCTACAAAGGCCGAGTGGACTCCATCGTTCCGGGCATTCAAGCCGCGTTTATCGACATCGGCCAGCAGAAGAACGGCTTTCTCTATGTGTCCGACATCGCGGGCGCCGAGGGTACCGGCGACTTTGTGTTCGAAGAAGGCACGGTCAAGCCCAGCGAGAAAGGACACCGGGGTAAACCGCCCAGCATCGAATCCTTGTTGAAAAAGAACCAGCACATTATGGTGCAGGTCAGCAAGGACATGCTCGGAACAAAGGGAGTCCGGTTAACAAACTACCTGACTTTGCCCGGCCGCTACATCGTATTCATGCCCACCGTCAAACATCTCGGTATCTCGCGCAAGATTGAAGACGATCGCGAACGGGAACGCTTGCGCCGGACCCTCCAAGGGATACGTCCCCAGGGAGTGGGTCTGATTCTGAGAACGGCGGGCGAAGGGAAGAAGAAGAGCGAGTTTCAGGATGACGTCCGGTATCTGAACAAGGTGTGGGACGACATCATGTCGAAAATGGAAACGGGCAAGGCCCCATGCCTGTTGCACGAAGACCTGAGCCCGATCCTGCGCATCATACGCGATTTGTTCACCAACGATATCGACAAACTTACCATAGACAGCGCGGACGAGTACGAACGCATTTTAAGCTTCCTGGACACCTTCGCGCCAAGCCTCAAGAAGCGGGTGAAGCACTACAACGCAAAGCGGCCGATCTTCGACAAGTTCGGTATCGAAAAAGAACTTGCCAAAGCCCTGAACCGGCAGGTGTACATGAAGAGCGGTGGTTACATCTGCATCGATCAAACCGAAGCGCTGGTGGCCATTGATGTGAATACCGGGCGCTTTACGGGATCGAAGCACCTCGAAGACACCGTGTTCAAGACCAACCTGGAAGCTGCCGAAGAAATCGCGCGGCAAGTCCGGTTGCGCGACCTTGGCGGCATCATTGTCGTCGATTTCATCGACATGAAATCGGAGCGCAACAAGCGTGAACTGATCCACAAACTCCAGGATTGCCTGAAGAACGATCGCGCAAAGACTACGGTGTCGGAAGTCAGCGAATTGGGAATGATCGAAATGACGCGCAAACGCGTCAAGCACAACCTCGTGAAATCCCTCTCGCAAACGTGCCCCTACTGCGAAGGCAGCGGGTTGGTGCGCTCGGTAACGACCATGATGCTGGAAACGCTGCGAGAGCTGACGCGGCTGTGCTGCCATTCCAAGGAGAAACGCGTGATTATCCAGCTTCATCCCGACGTGGCGCGGCGCCTGCGCACGGAGAGCAAGGGACTGCTCGAAGAAATCGCGAAGGAGTTCGAACGGGAAGTCTCAATCGAGTCGGTATCCGATTTTCACATTCACGACATCAAGTTCATCAGCGCGCGCACGCGCACGGAGATTGAAAAGACGTAG
- the rodA gene encoding rod shape-determining protein RodA, with protein sequence MNGTAQGLDLLDSHIRTFNYRNLMRVDWILVILTFTLVGIGLTTLYSASMSAASDLPFYLKFYVKQSAFFILGVFVAIGIVCVDYRALVSLAPVMFVGVIVLLVLVLAIGYTAMGGQHWLRYGQYIGLQPSELSKIALVYAMAWYLPRVGERIQRLPYLMLAFAIMGVLLLLILKQGDLGTAVVMSPIAVVMVYVAGCRKRHLLAMFLAGAIVLPLAYFNLDKLPLKEHQRKRIESFVTPEADPDYQLDAGYQIIQTTIAVGSGQMWGKGFGQGTQTHMKFLPEYHTDFIFALFAEERGFVGSIVVLVLYTLFMLRSIALARDCPDLAGSLLAIGCMSIIGFHVIVNIAITLHLLPVTGLPLPFLSYGGSFLMTTMMCVGTILSVNVRKNFFA encoded by the coding sequence ATGAACGGAACAGCGCAAGGTCTCGATCTGCTCGATTCGCACATTCGAACCTTCAACTACCGCAACCTGATGCGCGTGGATTGGATTCTGGTCATTCTCACGTTTACATTGGTGGGAATCGGGTTAACCACCCTGTATAGCGCGAGCATGAGCGCGGCATCCGATTTGCCGTTCTATCTAAAGTTTTACGTGAAGCAATCGGCGTTCTTCATTCTCGGTGTCTTTGTAGCGATCGGCATCGTTTGCGTCGACTACCGGGCGTTGGTATCGCTGGCGCCGGTCATGTTTGTAGGCGTCATCGTGTTGCTTGTACTCGTGCTCGCCATCGGATACACGGCCATGGGCGGACAGCACTGGCTGAGGTACGGCCAATATATCGGCCTCCAGCCGTCGGAATTGAGCAAAATTGCCCTGGTCTATGCAATGGCGTGGTACTTGCCGCGCGTGGGCGAGCGGATACAGCGGCTTCCATACCTAATGCTAGCCTTCGCCATCATGGGCGTGTTACTCCTTCTCATTCTTAAGCAAGGCGACCTCGGGACCGCGGTGGTCATGTCGCCCATCGCGGTTGTGATGGTTTATGTCGCGGGCTGCCGCAAACGCCATCTTCTTGCGATGTTTCTGGCGGGCGCGATTGTGCTGCCGCTCGCGTACTTCAATCTCGACAAGCTGCCGCTGAAAGAGCACCAGCGAAAGCGCATCGAGTCGTTCGTCACCCCCGAAGCGGACCCGGATTATCAATTGGATGCGGGGTATCAGATCATTCAAACGACCATTGCCGTTGGCAGCGGTCAGATGTGGGGGAAAGGTTTCGGACAGGGAACGCAAACGCACATGAAGTTCCTGCCCGAATATCACACCGACTTCATATTCGCGCTCTTCGCGGAAGAGCGCGGATTTGTGGGAAGCATTGTTGTACTTGTGTTGTACACCCTTTTTATGCTGCGCAGCATTGCGTTGGCGCGGGATTGTCCGGACCTTGCAGGCAGCCTATTGGCAATCGGCTGTATGTCCATCATCGGGTTTCACGTTATCGTGAACATTGCGATCACGCTTCATCTCTTGCCCGTGACGGGTCTGCCACTGCCGTTCTTGAGCTATGGCGGTTCGTTTCTAATGACGACGATGATGTGTGTGGGAACTATTCTGAGCGTGAATGTCAGGAAGAATTTCTTTGCCTGA
- the mrdA gene encoding penicillin-binding protein 2 — protein sequence MPTSTSKKRFEGLDNRLTGLTVGVIVLMSILALRLWDMQLIHGQEYADQAKNNWVDFELLKAPRGMIFGRDREVVLADNRAACDLVLTPAMVKDPEGVCSRLAQLINIDGDALLKDIKTAIDRKVPFKQILVKRDIPRSELNRVEELSFALQGVYSVARPQRRYYYNESAGQILGWFNEITEEELESRKPRYRIGDIVGRAGLEMAYEDMLKGYDGAMIVSRYNGSVPQLLTDSRGVPYIERDSKGRRLDELEPRKEPVPGGNIFTTLDMGLQRECEKILGSDIGAIVVLNADTGEALAMASTPGYDPNVFATSSPDRGRLVAEVLDDKMKPTLSRAFQYHYPPGSVFKVALAIAGLEEGVINEHSSYGCNGKFYLPGVSRPWRCWRLKYGGHGGVNVVDALAYSCDVFFYNVGLKLGPEKVVEWSNKLGLGVKTGIDLPGELTGLIPGPEWKKQLARERGETEPWQSRWYDGETVNMSIGQGSVVATPLQNAVLMATVLNGGRRVRPYVNMELGPKVSEPLFSENTLRIVQEGMRKCVEKVSAPSGTGKEARIEGLDILGKTGTAQVVRLGMTAHHTNEDDIPYQYRDHALFVSGVTDRTPRIAVSVIIEHGLHGSSAAAPAAKKVFEYFYRDQPEGVRPAETGTPVSLARKDVDR from the coding sequence ATGCCAACATCCACATCGAAGAAGCGATTCGAAGGACTCGACAATCGTCTCACGGGACTCACCGTGGGCGTGATCGTGCTGATGAGCATACTCGCGCTGCGCCTGTGGGACATGCAGCTCATTCATGGTCAGGAGTATGCCGATCAGGCCAAGAACAACTGGGTCGATTTCGAACTGCTCAAGGCGCCTCGCGGCATGATCTTTGGGCGCGATCGCGAAGTCGTGCTCGCGGATAACCGGGCCGCATGCGATCTCGTACTGACGCCTGCCATGGTGAAAGATCCGGAAGGCGTCTGCTCACGGCTCGCGCAACTCATCAACATCGACGGCGATGCACTGCTGAAAGACATCAAGACGGCAATCGATCGCAAGGTGCCCTTCAAGCAAATCTTAGTAAAACGCGACATTCCGCGCTCGGAATTGAACCGAGTCGAAGAACTGTCATTTGCATTGCAGGGCGTGTATTCGGTGGCGCGCCCGCAGCGCCGCTATTACTACAACGAGAGCGCGGGACAAATCCTGGGTTGGTTCAACGAAATCACGGAAGAAGAGCTGGAGTCGCGCAAACCGCGTTACCGGATTGGCGATATCGTTGGCCGCGCAGGCCTCGAGATGGCATACGAAGACATGCTGAAGGGATACGACGGCGCAATGATCGTGAGCCGCTACAACGGCAGCGTACCGCAATTGCTCACCGATAGTCGCGGCGTGCCGTACATCGAGCGCGATAGCAAGGGCCGCAGGCTGGACGAACTTGAGCCGCGTAAGGAACCGGTGCCGGGCGGCAATATCTTCACTACCCTCGATATGGGATTGCAGCGCGAGTGCGAGAAGATCCTCGGCAGCGACATCGGGGCCATTGTTGTACTGAATGCGGACACGGGCGAGGCGCTGGCAATGGCCAGCACCCCCGGATACGATCCAAATGTCTTCGCGACCAGCAGTCCCGACCGCGGCAGACTGGTTGCGGAAGTCTTGGACGACAAGATGAAGCCTACGCTGAGCAGGGCGTTTCAGTATCACTATCCCCCCGGTTCCGTGTTCAAGGTGGCGCTGGCGATAGCAGGATTGGAAGAGGGCGTCATCAACGAGCACTCGTCATATGGCTGCAACGGCAAGTTTTATCTGCCGGGCGTGTCGCGCCCCTGGCGGTGTTGGCGGCTCAAGTATGGCGGGCACGGCGGCGTCAATGTTGTCGATGCGCTAGCCTATTCGTGCGACGTGTTTTTCTACAACGTTGGCTTGAAGTTGGGGCCCGAAAAAGTGGTTGAGTGGTCAAACAAGCTTGGCTTGGGCGTGAAGACGGGCATCGATTTGCCGGGTGAGTTGACAGGTTTGATACCCGGGCCGGAATGGAAGAAGCAACTGGCCCGAGAACGTGGCGAGACGGAGCCGTGGCAGTCGCGCTGGTATGACGGCGAAACCGTGAACATGTCGATCGGACAAGGATCCGTGGTGGCGACGCCGCTGCAGAATGCGGTGTTGATGGCGACGGTGCTGAACGGCGGACGACGTGTACGGCCCTATGTGAATATGGAATTGGGACCGAAGGTTTCGGAGCCGCTGTTTAGCGAAAACACGCTGCGCATTGTGCAGGAAGGCATGCGCAAATGTGTGGAGAAGGTCTCGGCGCCAAGCGGTACCGGCAAAGAAGCACGAATAGAAGGCTTGGATATCCTGGGTAAAACAGGTACAGCTCAGGTCGTTCGACTGGGGATGACTGCACACCACACCAACGAAGACGACATTCCCTACCAATATCGCGATCACGCGTTGTTCGTCTCCGGCGTCACAGACCGGACTCCGCGCATTGCCGTGAGTGTAATCATCGAGCACGGTTTGCACGGTAGTTCCGCTGCGGCTCCCGCGGCGAAGAAGGTTTTCGAGTACTTCTACCGGGATCAACCCGAGGGGGTTCGGCCCGCGGAAACGGGAACGCCTGTGTCGCTAGCGCGCAAGGACGTTGACCGATGA
- the mreD gene encoding rod shape-determining protein MreD, which yields MRRNFYWAVAVIAASLLETTWVDVIRVMDVVPNLTLLLVVYFGVMNGPERAMFTGLLGGLFNDVASNAVLGHHVLCYVIVGYLVGRISARLATEHPAVKAGLVFLSGLAFGLISTMVAYVQDPGIGAMHDIAARVVPGAFYSALFTPVLFFVLDFSFGREDWAVHGGTV from the coding sequence ATGCGCAGAAACTTCTATTGGGCAGTGGCCGTGATCGCCGCGTCGTTGTTGGAAACGACGTGGGTTGACGTCATTCGCGTGATGGATGTTGTGCCCAACTTGACCCTGCTGCTCGTCGTGTACTTCGGCGTCATGAACGGCCCCGAGAGGGCCATGTTCACGGGCCTGCTCGGCGGATTGTTCAACGATGTGGCCAGTAATGCCGTGTTGGGGCACCACGTGCTCTGCTATGTAATCGTGGGTTATCTTGTCGGGCGCATTTCCGCTCGCCTTGCCACGGAACATCCCGCGGTAAAAGCCGGACTCGTGTTTCTGTCCGGCTTGGCGTTCGGATTGATTTCGACCATGGTGGCGTATGTGCAGGATCCCGGTATTGGCGCGATGCATGACATCGCGGCGCGCGTGGTGCCGGGGGCGTTCTATTCAGCGCTGTTCACGCCGGTGTTGTTCTTTGTGCTCGATTTTTCGTTTGGGCGCGAAGACTGGGCCGTGCATGGAGGGACCGTGTAG
- a CDS encoding rod shape-determining protein MreC — translation MSLSRRISEQRPTVILAILVLLSLMSLASGQRGNLVTRGIKTTVSVVAYPFWQAMNHIENSFSYVTGFVTAYSSARSEAFHLREEIGALTPRIADRDALEAENQRLRRMLEFEQSQPRLSLKPAEVVSVSAEIISNRAGVLIINRGSIHGVKEAMCAMTPDGVVGIVTEVEPALSYVATLHSDFCKIGAIIGRDRRVWATVHGSGKDFGPLCKLEYIDAKDVVRIGDEVLTRGSGIFPSEYRIGKIVDLQKGGSLFQVAYVEPYANPYAIDELFLVARAQPRLAEMVGQAPPDTIEHMAFAMPDERSIQERFAP, via the coding sequence TTGTCGCTTTCCCGACGCATAAGCGAGCAACGGCCCACTGTAATTCTGGCAATCCTGGTACTCTTGTCTCTCATGTCCCTTGCTTCAGGACAGCGCGGCAATCTTGTAACGCGCGGCATCAAGACGACCGTATCTGTCGTCGCCTATCCGTTCTGGCAGGCCATGAACCATATCGAGAATTCCTTCTCCTACGTGACCGGCTTTGTGACGGCCTACAGTTCCGCGCGCTCGGAGGCATTTCATCTTCGAGAAGAGATCGGCGCGTTGACGCCGCGCATTGCGGACCGAGATGCGCTCGAAGCCGAAAACCAGCGCCTGCGCCGCATGCTTGAGTTCGAGCAATCCCAGCCTCGATTGTCGCTGAAGCCCGCGGAAGTCGTATCGGTGTCCGCGGAGATCATTTCCAACAGGGCCGGCGTATTGATCATCAACCGCGGCTCAATTCATGGCGTGAAAGAGGCCATGTGCGCCATGACGCCCGATGGCGTTGTGGGCATTGTGACCGAGGTGGAGCCGGCGCTGTCATACGTGGCAACGTTGCACAGCGACTTCTGCAAGATCGGCGCGATAATAGGCCGCGACCGGAGAGTGTGGGCGACGGTCCACGGCAGCGGCAAGGACTTCGGTCCACTCTGTAAGTTGGAGTATATTGATGCGAAGGACGTCGTCCGCATTGGCGACGAGGTCTTGACGCGAGGCAGTGGAATCTTCCCAAGCGAATACCGGATCGGGAAGATCGTGGATTTGCAGAAGGGCGGATCGCTGTTTCAGGTGGCGTATGTGGAGCCCTACGCAAACCCATACGCGATAGATGAGTTGTTTTTGGTTGCGCGCGCTCAACCGAGACTTGCGGAAATGGTCGGGCAAGCGCCGCCAGATACCATTGAGCACATGGCATTTGCCATGCCGGATGAGCGGTCGATTCAGGAGCGGTTCGCTCCTTAA
- a CDS encoding rod shape-determining protein, producing MPGLFSHDMGIDLGTANTLVYVKGQGIVLSEPSVVAINKDTGKVRAVGNEGKSMIGRTPGNIVAIRPMKDGVIADFDTTEAMLRYFIQKVHNRRRLVMPRVAICVPSGITAVEKRAVTESAMQAGAKKVFTIEEPMAAAIGAGLPVQEPQGCMIVDIGGGTTEVAVISLGGIVHVNSVRVAGDEMDQAVIQHLKRTYNMMVGERTAEEIKIAIGSAFPLKEEMEMQVKGRDQVMGLPKILTITSEEIREALREPVSSMVNAVRVTLERTPPELSADIFDRGVVLAGGGALLRGLDQLIAKETGLHVTVAEDPLTAVVLGTGKYLEGIRHFKDEEV from the coding sequence TTGCCGGGTCTCTTCTCGCATGACATGGGAATCGACCTCGGCACAGCGAACACCTTGGTCTATGTTAAGGGCCAAGGCATAGTCCTCAGCGAACCTTCCGTAGTCGCGATCAACAAGGACACGGGAAAGGTGCGCGCGGTCGGCAACGAAGGCAAGAGCATGATCGGGCGCACGCCCGGCAACATCGTGGCTATTCGTCCGATGAAGGACGGTGTGATCGCCGACTTCGACACGACCGAAGCGATGCTTCGGTATTTCATTCAGAAAGTTCACAACCGACGCAGGCTCGTGATGCCGCGTGTGGCGATTTGCGTCCCCTCAGGAATTACAGCCGTTGAGAAGCGCGCTGTGACCGAAAGCGCAATGCAGGCCGGCGCGAAAAAAGTCTTCACGATCGAGGAGCCGATGGCTGCGGCAATTGGCGCGGGGCTTCCCGTGCAAGAGCCTCAGGGCTGCATGATTGTGGATATCGGCGGCGGCACGACGGAAGTTGCGGTGATTTCGCTCGGCGGCATCGTGCACGTGAATTCGGTGCGCGTTGCGGGCGACGAAATGGATCAGGCCGTCATTCAGCATCTGAAGCGCACGTACAACATGATGGTTGGCGAGCGCACCGCGGAAGAGATCAAGATTGCAATAGGTTCTGCGTTTCCGTTGAAAGAAGAAATGGAGATGCAGGTCAAAGGGCGCGACCAGGTAATGGGCCTGCCCAAGATACTGACCATCACGTCCGAGGAAATTCGCGAAGCGTTGCGCGAACCTGTTTCCTCCATGGTCAACGCCGTGCGCGTAACGTTGGAGCGCACGCCGCCGGAATTGTCCGCGGATATTTTCGATCGCGGCGTCGTGCTGGCGGGAGGCGGCGCATTGTTGCGCGGTCTCGACCAGTTGATTGCGAAAGAGACAGGCTTGCACGTGACAGTCGCGGAAGATCCGCTGACGGCCGTCGTGCTGGGCACAGGCAAGTACCTGGAAGGGATCCGTCATTTCAAAGACGAAGAAGTGTAA
- a CDS encoding DUF1559 domain-containing protein — MKRTGFTLIELLVVIAIIGILAAILLPALARAREAARRASCQNNLKQMGVVYKMYAGESQGEKFPPIRATNCSGDPVLFDQMADVARLYPEYLTDLGVLVCPSGVSVGSPEALWDVRPNNSPVGMMPMPEMSPDGVMLTGDGIVEPCEITGAVPYSYLGWALPDGLTQMTDTMPLMNSINAYAMQWEMGTEDAYACADGDWEFSMPINGYDVAYRLREGIERFFISDVNNPAVGSIGQSQLAVMWDAIASGAKMFNHVPGGANVLYMDGHVAFSRWLSGEGEFPLNAAGLAFHKANHMLNGTHM, encoded by the coding sequence GTGAAACGAACTGGATTTACCCTCATTGAACTCCTTGTGGTCATTGCCATCATTGGTATCCTGGCCGCAATCTTGTTGCCTGCCCTGGCCCGCGCCCGGGAAGCTGCCCGGCGGGCGAGCTGTCAGAACAACCTGAAGCAGATGGGTGTCGTCTACAAAATGTATGCGGGCGAGAGTCAGGGCGAGAAGTTCCCGCCGATCCGCGCCACGAATTGCAGTGGCGACCCCGTACTCTTCGATCAGATGGCCGATGTCGCGCGATTGTACCCGGAGTACCTCACCGACCTCGGCGTATTGGTTTGCCCGAGCGGCGTCTCGGTGGGTTCGCCAGAAGCGTTGTGGGACGTCCGGCCCAACAACAGCCCGGTGGGCATGATGCCCATGCCCGAAATGTCCCCGGACGGCGTAATGCTGACCGGTGACGGAATCGTCGAGCCGTGCGAGATCACGGGGGCAGTTCCCTATTCCTATCTGGGATGGGCGCTTCCCGACGGCTTAACGCAGATGACCGATACGATGCCCCTCATGAACAGCATCAACGCCTACGCCATGCAGTGGGAGATGGGCACGGAAGACGCATACGCGTGCGCCGACGGCGACTGGGAGTTCTCCATGCCGATCAACGGGTACGATGTGGCCTACCGCCTTCGGGAGGGCATTGAACGTTTCTTCATCTCCGACGTCAATAACCCGGCTGTCGGAAGCATCGGCCAATCGCAACTTGCGGTGATGTGGGACGCCATCGCGTCCGGCGCCAAGATGTTTAACCACGTGCCGGGAGGCGCCAATGTGTTGTACATGGACGGTCACGTCGCGTTCAGCCGGTGGCTGAGCGGCGAGGGAGAGTTTCCGCTTAATGCCGCGGGACTCGCCTTCCACAAAGCGAATCACATGCTGAACGGGACGCACATGTAA